In Zygosaccharomyces rouxii strain CBS732 chromosome F complete sequence, a single window of DNA contains:
- the EFR3 gene encoding Efr3p (similar to uniprot|Q03653 Saccharomyces cerevisiae YMR212C EFR3 Non-essential protein of unknown function exhibits synthetic lethal genetic interactions with PHO85 green fluorescent protein (GFP)-fusion protein localizes to the cell periphery) — MRIFSPKHQKLVNQCYPSGRTPDKKPKSSETSYLLYYVSSRRSKLEKVSTYLVKRTNVDLNHRRVGNVAVTLEIMHDIVEHCKENLNIFVKDFLNITIKILTNNNFNNDSSIIELVERTFASICRNVDGAMSGGDAEFIKLYSSFEKLYFDVAREILDNDDLLLKGCIDISYTTDLASNPQINHFLPRSVIYALEKFIERNPRYSALDLGTPTDQNITKSLSKVQTRTAALDDIYNTNADLSVKTLQAYFTTTETDKLTLAIKALLDFLQRSPNKDLLQFICNGIPVQLRYIVVVLLIRHLTDPGTKADPIISLRLISSLLVSDVSIVGLSIMDMMRKILKYQLDNLANVNVVNQCRKTIADLNNKIYYRGQTADMLFELELKLQSTKDESERAVLIEDVDELLTHMGKPCVGLELFLNLAPFMDSNGKLKLFDAVDDRFSGGNLLSQLFGMINGMENAVDQKVLMHLVFQKYKSLALLSGLNYFTENVEEPTRAYYLYHWEAATFLKMNNYKAQVDLRCKNQTLFNKDELIGFYSDEKINKYSQKGTQILVSNPHNLSTSDLFSDLHPQRMNNFAEVNGYNRDSMNGTFSGNDSTRASITRSLNGNGPADLLSWRGIKSSAPKVTDLKRAISSPKKNIAARSNTMRGSQSVKSKVTNITFLLNELRNNDDGNTSHIMQPDEDRPSVLDRNDVDTSSSTRVTPPPTRQDYSEANLSNVDQEKFQDAQEEVDLTNSTNGIAA, encoded by the coding sequence ATGAGGATTTTTTCTCCTAAGCATCAGAAGCTGGTAAATCAATGCTATCCATCGGGTAGGACCCCGGATAAGAAACCTAAGTCATCTGAGACTTCTTATCTGCTATACTATGTCAGTTCTAGACGTAGTAAACTGGAAAAAGTGAGTACATATCTCGTTAAAAGGACCAATGTTGACTTAAACCATCGAAGGGTAGGCAATGTTGCTGTTACATTAGAAATAATGCATGATATTGTAGAACATTGCAAAGAGAATTTAAAcatctttgtaaaagattttttgaacATTACAATTAAGATTTTGACCAATAATAACTTCAACAATGATTCAAGTATTATTGAATTGGTTGAGCGGACCTTTGCCAGCATTTGTCGTAATGTGGATGGTGCAATGAGTGGTGGTGATGCTGAATTTATTAAGTTGTActcatcttttgaaaaattatatTTCGATGTGGCTAGAGAAATCCTGGATAACGATGATTTGTTACTCAAAGGTTGTATCGACATTTCATATACAACGGACCTAGCAAGTAATCCACAAATTAATCATTTCCTCCCCCGTTCAGTCATATATgctttggaaaaattcattgaaagaaatcCCCGTTACAGTGCCCTTGATTTAGGTACACCAACAGATCAAAATATTACAAAGAGCCTAAGCAAAGTGCAGACTAGGACTGCTGCCCTAGACGACATTTATAATACAAATGCAGATTTATCCGTCAAGACATTACAAGCATATTTCACCACTACAGAGACCGATAAATTGACTTTGGCAATAAAAGCACTGTTAGATTTTCTACAACGTTCCCCTAACAAGGACCTATTGCAGTTCATTTGCAACGGTATACCTGTCCAATTAAGATACATCGTGGTAGTACTGTTAATTAGACACTTGACAGATCCAGGAACTAAGGCTGATCCCATAATTAGTTTGCGATTAATCTCCAGTTTGCTCGTTTCAGATGTTAGCATTGTTGGTTTGAGTATTATGGAtatgatgaggaaaattttgaaatatcaACTAGATAATTTAGCCAATGTTAACGTAGTAAATCAATGCCGTAAGACGATTGCCGATTTAAACAATAAGATCTACTACAGAGGTCAGACTGCAGATATGCTAtttgaattagaattaaaaCTTCAATCCACTAAAGATGAATCAGAAAGAGCTGTATTAATTGAAGATGTCGATGAATTGCTCACACATATGGGTAAACCATGTGTTGGATTAGAATTGTTCCTCAATCTGGCACCTTTCATGGACTCCAATGGGAAACTGAAACTTTTCGATGCGGTAGACGATCGTTTCTCTGGAGGTAACCTATTGTCGCAATTATTCGGAATGATTAACGGAATGGAAAATGCAGTAGATCAAAAAGTTTTAATGCATCTGGtctttcaaaagtataAAAGTTTGGCATTACTTTCAGGTCTCAACTATTTCACAGAAAATGTAGAAGAGCCTACAAGAGCATATTATCTTTACCATTGGGAAGCTGCAACTTTTCTCAAGATGAACAATTATAAAGCCCAAGTGGATTTAAGATGTAAAAATCAAACACTTTTCAATAAGGACGAATTGATTGGTTTCTATTCCGATGAAAAGATTAACAAATACTCTCAAAAAGGTACACAAATTCTTGTCTCCAATCCTCATAATTTGTCAACATCAGATCTATTCTCTGATTTGCACCCACAGCGTATGAACAATTTTGCTGAAGTGAATGGTTATAATAGAGATTCGATGAATGGTACTTTCTCCGGTAATGACAGTACCAGAGCTTCCATCACAAGATCATTAAACGGTAATGGTCCTGCGGATTTACTTTCTTGGAGAGGTATAAAGAGTTCAGCACCAAAGGTAACCGATTTAAAGAGAGCTATTTCATCCCCGAAGAAAAATATTGCTGCAAGGTCAAATACAATGCGTGGATCTCAATCCGTCAAGTCTAAGGTTACGAATATAACGTTTTTGCTGAATGAGTTAAGGAATAATGACGATGGAAATACCAGCCACATAATGCAACCTGATGAAGATCGGCCTTCGGTGCTCGATAGAAACGATGTGGACACGTCTTCATCTACAAGAGTTACACCACCTCCAACACGTCAAGATTATAGTGAAGCTAACCTATCCAATGTAGACCAAGAGAAATTCCAAGACGCACAAGAGGAAGTTGATTTAACTAATTCTACAAATGGAATTGCTGCCTAG
- the TRP4 gene encoding anthranilate phosphoribosyltransferase (similar to uniprot|P07285 YDR354W Saccharomyces cerevisiae TRP4 anthranilate phosphoribosyl transferase), producing MVDINSLVPYTKKLLAQPPTLSPSDLHAAISIILKLLEELESESKDQGQEVNIYVVIGSFLTALRTTGLDHKAEYIAEAARAVLVYSDKVKLESGKEDGLVLDIVGTGGDGQNTFNVSTSAAIVASGIPGFKVCKHGGKASTSNSGAGDMIAQLGCDVSKVNSRTVPHLWDANDFLFLLAPYFHNGMRLVSKIRKLLGIPTVFNVLGPLIHPVPHVNRRVLGVYSKELAPEYAKAAALVYPNSETFVVWGHVGLDEVSPIGKTTIWHVNGSGKLDVFEIEPSMFGLPEHELSQCQSLGPEANAKLLKEEVLNGKLHCKEGHPVYDYILLNTAVLYCLSKGNKDWREGIAQAEQSIHSGKALQSLQHFINELDEF from the coding sequence ATGGTTGATATTAATTCCTTGGTACCTTATACCAAGAAGCTACTTGCGCAACCTCCTACTTTGTCTCCAAGTGATCTACATGCAGCTATATCTATCATACTAAAATTGCTCGAAGAATTGGAGTCAGAGAGTAAGGATCAAGGGCAAGAGGTGAACATCTACGTTGTCATAGGTAGTTTTCTCACAGCGTTGAGAACTACTGGTTTGGATCATAAGGCAGAATACATTGCGGAGGCGGCTCGAGCGGTATTAGTGTATTCCGATAAAGTAAAGTTAGAGAGTGGTAAGGAAGATGGTTTAGTTCTTGATATTGTAGGCACTGGAGGTGATGGTCAAAACACGTTCAACGTTTCTACATCTGCTGCTATTGTGGCTTCTGGTATACCTGGTTTTAAAGTCTGTAAACATGGTGGTAAAGCATCGACTTCTAATAGTGGTGCTGGAGATATGATTGCACAATTAGGATGTGATGTTTCTAAAGTCAATAGTAGAACAGTGCCTCACTTGTGGGACGCTAacgattttcttttcctgCTGGCACCCTATTTCCATAACGGTATGAGGCTGGTATCTAAAATTCGTAAGTTGCTAGGCATACCAACTGTTTTCAATGTCCTGGGGCCTTTAATTCATCCTGTACCTCATGTTAACAGAAGAGTTCTGGGAGtttattcaaaagaattggctcCTGAATATGCTAAGGCGGCTGCTTTAGTGTACCCTAATAGCGAAACCTTTGTTGTCTGGGGACATGTAGGACTGGACGAAGTGTCCCCCATCGGTAAAACAACCATCTGGCATGTAAACGGTAGTGGTAAACTAGATGTATTCGAAATAGAACCATCTATGTTTGGTCTTCCTGAACATGAACTTTCGCAATGTCAATCCCTGGGACCTGAGGCTAACGCTAAACTGTTAAAGGAGGAAGTGTTAAACGGTAAGCTGCATTGCAAGGAGGGGCATCCTGTATATGACTATATTTTGCTCAATACAGCTGTACTCTATTGTTTAAGTAAAGGTAACAAGGACTGGCGAGAAGGTATTGCTCAAGCAGAACAAAGTATCCATTCGGGCAAGGCTCTACAATCGCTGCAgcatttcatcaatgaattAGACGAGTTTTAG
- the CEF1 gene encoding Cef1p (similar to uniprot|Q03654 Saccharomyces cerevisiae YMR213W CEF1 Essential splicing factor associated with Prp19p and the spliceosome contains an N-terminal c-Myb DNA binding motif necessary for cell viability but not for Prp19p association evolutionarily conserved and homologous to S. pombe Cdc5p), which yields MSASSNNGKAGVWTNLEDQIVKAAIQKYGTHQWSKIASLLQHKSARQCQIRWDEYLNPRLNFHDFTRQEDARLLQLARRLPNQWRTIADAMGRTAQVCIDRYNQLLEADSEFGIASSLQLEYPNAETQAARPDGIQLEDEEREMLAEARARLLNTQGKKATRKIRERMLEESKRIAQLQKRRELKQAGERTTIKKPRKRYETEIDYNEDVAYEQEPQPGIYDTSHEDERMARDVANFEKRVSLRGLKEDRKGAVGKRQREPESSAKQANLTTTEFKRPKLQLPEPGAKDDAAEAIRANRRALLAGPDVDESEPVETVVKPHKTLSQLFASLPAPKNDFEIVLDEDEQDDAQEVQEETKTDAEEEQKAVVPAQDDTANESDLRPLHMDCLRMRAPDFIQHPKDAFGQTFNELSASYMIKEPFMQPTDASYFMDQVEHKMKDVSVDSEELQWQQPTAAAVKDSISKQLDKVKDLQRSFEYLQPLAQFNDKLCQKLCVEQLPQLRKLQQKYYMNYKIYQHEMQAIEVRRRRFQADLQGAVSSTFPSHRA from the coding sequence ATGTCAGCGAGTTCGAATAATGGTAAGGCAGGTGTTTGGACGAATTTAGAGGATCAGATCGTGAAAGCTGCTATACAAAAGTACGGTACCCATCAATGGAGTAAAATAGCATCGTTGCTACAGCATAAGAGTGCTAGACAGTGTCAGATTCGTTGGGACGAGTATTTGAATCCCAGGTTAAATTTCCATGACTTTACGAGGCAGGAAGATGCAAGATTGTTGCAGTTGGCAAGACGTTTACCAAATCAATGGAGAACCATTGCGGATGCAATGGGTAGAACTGCACAGGTGTGCATTGACCGATATAATCAGCTACTAGAGGCTGACAGTGAATTTGGCATTGCATCGTCGTTGCAATTGGAATACCCTAATGCAGAGACCCAAGCGGCAAGACCAGATGGTATTCAATTggaggatgaagaaagagagaTGTTAGCGGAGGCAAGAGCCAGATTGCTCAATACTCAGGGAAAGAAAGCTACTAGGAAGATACGTGAACGGATGTTGGAGGAGTCTAAGAGAATTGCACAATTACAGAAAAGACGTGAATTAAAACAAGCGGGTGAAAGAACAACTATTAAGAAACCACGTAAGAGATACGAGACTGAAATTGATTACAATGAGGACGTGGCATACGAACAGGAGCCACAGCCTGGTATCTACGATACTTCTCACGAGGATGAACGCATGGCTAGGGATGTTGCtaattttgagaaaagagTTTCTCTTAGGGGGCTTAAAGAAGACCGTAAAGGTGCTGTTGGTAAAAGGCAAAGAGAGCCTGAATCCAGTGCTAAGCAAGCTAACCTTACGACTACTGAATTCAAAAGGCCTAAATTGCAGTTACCGGAGCCTGGTGCTAAGGACGACGCGGCTGAAGCTATAAGGGCTAACAGGCGGGCGTTGTTAGCAGGTCCTGATGTGGATGAATCTGAACCTGTGGAAACGGTGGTAAAGCCTCATAAAACTCTATCCCAACTCTTTGCATCATTGCCGGCTCCTAAGAATGATTTCGAAATTGTActagatgaagatgagcAGGATGATGCGCAAGAGGTGCAGGAAGAAACTAAAACAGAcgcagaagaagaacagaagGCTGTGGTTCCTGCACAAGATGATACCGCTAATGAATCAGATCTCCGTCCACTTCACATGGATTGTCTTCGCATGAGAGCCCCAGATTTCATTCAACATCCAAAGGATGCCTTTGGGCAAACGTTTAATGAGCTATCAGCATCTTACATGATCAAAGAACCATTTATGCAACCTACGGACGCGTCATATTTCATGGATCAAGTAGAGCACAAGATGAAAGACGTGTCGGTAGATTCCGAAGAGTTACAATGGCAACAGCCAACTGCAGCTGCCGTTAAGGACTCTATTAGTAAACAGCTGGATAAGGTTAAGGATCTACAACGTAGCTTCGAATACTTGCAACCCCTAGCTCAATTCAACGATAAACTGTGCCAAAAGCTGTGTGTGGAACAACTACCACAGCTTCGAAAGCTGCAGCAAAAGTACTACatgaattacaaaatcTACCAGCATGAGATGCAGGCCATCGAAGTgcgaagaagaaggtttcaAGCTGACTTGCAAGGTGCTGTAAGCTCTACTTTTCCAAGTCATAGAGcttaa